A single region of the Lotus japonicus ecotype B-129 chromosome 4, LjGifu_v1.2 genome encodes:
- the LOC130715698 gene encoding probable ubiquitin-conjugating enzyme E2 24: MDIISNDSDWETSSDSSSSSEDQEEINFQYGGQAQSILSCLEDSIEKIDDFLSFERPFVQGDVVCSLSDPSGQMGRVTSVDVFADLENVRGEVLKNVNSEKLMKIRSTSEGDYVIKGPWLGQVQRVVDKVTVLFDDGVKCDIVASDREKVLPLTGNFLEDSQYPYYPGQRVKVKSSYASKSARWLCGTWRDNQDEGTVCAVDAGLVYVNWLASVIVDCNLNVNAPPCWQGSENLTVLSSFSHANWNLGDWCMLSAEGQEEHNVEHASTGGLTMEHCMERGYKRRNPSSHIGELFTIGKIKTKVDIVWQNGEQTSGLDPQNLLPVNVINTHEFWPHQFVLEKGASYDPLRPSSQRWGVVQGVDAKEHTVKVQWKTGSLSDPDNLSGNNMEETVSAYELVEHPDYSCFYGDIMFKAAQKQFGYQAAKEKEKSSNDLNADTSLKNENQMGYQDGFSDDGFLHCIGSVIGFKDGDVEVKWATGFTTKVEPYEVVRIDKHEGSTLNSSTYERNVEELTPEIIEHGSLPSDQKGKDSLNGDGSGENCEKYPGECSSFFLPGAAFEFFSSLKASIFQTSSGTLLSGSGAVYSVPTFEKENGSDFHDNKDLEICDLYTEPHPVTELQSDEDRALYPEVIRIHEKNEFPFSLDSNCSNQFKQFDIVENCSEHHFMDEGKGFSISQVKRSWVKKVQQEWNILEKNLPDNIYVRVFEERMDLMRAAIVGASGTPYHDGLFFFDICFPPEYPNEPPMVHYNSGGLRLNPNLYESGRICLSLLNTWTGTGTEVWSPGSSTILQVLLSLQALVLNEKPYFNEAGYDQQIGRAEGEKNSVSYNENAFLLTTKSMLYILRKPPKHFEALVEEHFRERSQRILHACQAYLEGASLGCGKSEYENQKGTSTGFKIMLAKLFPNLVEAFSSKGIDCSQFV, encoded by the exons ATGGATATTATTAGTAATGATTCGGACTGGGAGACATCCAgtgacagcagcagcagcagtgaGGATCAAGaagaaattaattttcaatatgGTGGGCAAGCTCAGAGCATACTATCATGTTTAGAGGACAGCATTGAGAAGATTGATGACTTTCTCTCATTTGAGAGGCCATTTGTTCAAGGGGATGTTGTCTGCTCCTTGTCAGACCCCTCTGGACAGATGGGAAGGGTCACAAGTGTTGATGTGTTTGCCGATTTGGAAAATGTTCGAGGAGAAGTACTGAAAAATGTAAACTCCGAGAAACTCATGAAGATTCGGTCTACTTCAGAAGGTGATTATGTAATTAAGGGGCCATGGCTTGGTCAGGTTCAAAGGGTGGTGGACAAAGTGACTGTATTGTTTGATGATGGAGTTAAGTGTGATATCGTTGCCTCGGATAGAGAGAAGGTTTTACCACTGACTGGTAATTTTCTTGAAGACTCACAGTATCCATACTATCCAGGGCAGAGAGTAAAGGTTAAGTCCTCCTATGCTTCTAAGTCAGCTCGATGGCTATGTGGCACTTGGAGAGACAATCAAGATGAAGGCACTGTTTGTGCTGTGGATGCAGGTTTGGTGTATGTTAACTGGCTTGCCTCTGTTATTGTTGATTGCAATTTGAATGTGAATGCTCCACCATGCTGGCAAGGTTCCGAAAACTTGACTGTGTTGTCAAGTTTTTCACATGCAAACTGGAATCTTGGGGACTGGTGCATGCTCTCAGCTGAAGGCCAAGAGGAACACAATGTAGAACATGCATCCACAGGTGGTCTTACAATGGAGCATTGTATGGAAAGAGGGTATAAGAGAAGAAACCCTAGTTCTCATATTGGGGAATTGTTCACTATTGGAAAGATAAAGACCAAAGTTGATATTGTGTGGCAAAATGGTGAACAAACTTCAGGATTAGATCCCCAGAATTTACTCCCAGTGAATGTTATAAACACTCATGAATTTTGGCCACATCAGTTTGTGCTGGAAAAAGGTGCTTCTTATGATCCTCTTAGGCCTAGCAGCCAAAGATGGGGTGTTGTCCAAGGTGTGGATGCAAAGGAACACACTGTAAAGGTACAATGGAAAACTGGTTCCTTATCCGACCCGGATAATTTGTCTGGAAACAATATGGAGGAGACTGTGAGCGCCTACGAACTTGTAGAGCATCCAGACTACTCCTGTTTTTATGGTGATATTATGTTCAAGGCGGCTCAAAAACAGTTTGGTTACCAAGCtgctaaagaaaaagaaaagtcatCGAATGACTTGAATGCGGATACTTCTCTTAAAAACGAGAACCAAATGGGTTATCAGGATGGGTTCTCTGATGACGGCTTCCTGCACTGCATTGGCAGTGTTATTGGTTTCAAAGATGGTGATGTGGAGGTGAAATGGGCTACTGGTTTCACAACCAAG GTTGAGCCTTATGAAGTTGTTCGGATTGATAAACATGAAGGTTCAACTCTAAACTCCTCTACTTATGAAAGGAATGTTGAGGAGTTAACGCCTGAGATCATTGAACATGGAAGTCTACCTTCTGACCAGAAGGGAAAG GACTCGTTAAATGGTGATGGTAGTGGAGAGAATTGTGAAAAGTATCCTGGGGAGTGTAGTTCCTTTTTCCTTCCAGGAGCTGCCTTTGAATTTTTCTCCAGTCTAAAAGCCAGTATATTCCAAACATCTAGTGGAACTTTACTTTCAGGATCAGGAGCAGTTTACTCTGTACCtacatttgaaaaagagaaTGGTTCTGATTTTCATGATAACAAAGATTTGGAAATTTGTGACCTGTACACTGAGCCACATCCAGTGACTGAGTTGCAATCTGATGAAGACAGAGCTTTATATCCAGAAGTAATTAGGATTCATGAGAAGAATGAatttccattttctttagaCAGCAACTGTTCAAACCAGTTTAAGCAGTTTGATATTGTAGAAAActgctctgaacatcattttaTGGATGAGGGAAAGGGGTTTTCAATATCACAG GTAAAAAGAAGTTGGGTAAAAAAGGTTCAGCAAGAGTGGAACATCCTGGAGAAAAATCTTCCTG ATAATATTTATGTTCGTGTGTTTGAAGAAAGAATGGACCTCATGCGAGCCGCAATCGTTGGTGCATCTGGAACCCCATATCATGATGGTCTATTTTTCTTCGATATATGTTTCCCTCCAGAGTATCCAAATGAGCCACCT ATGGTGCATTACAATTCTGGTGGGCTCCGCTTAAATCCGAATCTGTACGAGTCAGGGAGAATCTGCCTGAGTCTCCTAAACACTTGGACAGGCACAGGCACTGAAGTGTGGAGCCCTGGTTCCTCCACTATTCTTCAAGTCTTACTCTCTCTGCAGGCTCTTGTCCTTAATGAGAAGCCTTATTTCAATGAGGCTGGATACGACCAACAAATAGGCAGAGCCGAGGGAGAGAAGAACTCTGTGAGCTACAATGAGAATGCTTTCCTTCTCACAACCAAATCAATGTTGTATATATTAAGAAAGCCACCAAAG CACTTTGAGGCACTGGTGGAAGAGCACTTCAGAGAACGCTCCCAACGTATACTTCATGCTTGTCAGGCATATCTTGAAGGAGCTTCCCTTGGATGTGGAAAATCTGAATATGAAAACCAGAAAGGGACTTCTACAGGATTCAAAATTATGCTTGCTAAGCTCTTCCCCAACCTTGTAGAGGCTTTTTCTAGTAAGGGAATTGATTGCAGTCAGTTTGTTTGA
- the LOC130714803 gene encoding 50S ribosomal protein L21, mitochondrial, whose protein sequence is MAYRRCLQALTRQAHDATTFLFTHPSSPSLRPFPTAAISSPISTNPRPISAFAQWCHLRYFSTSKQDDHVKNGANSEDDDGDEDDYSDEEDDEDEVEYDVGDYVAGGSKGKKVLTAEEKEAEAAAIGYKVEGPLLEKDGVFKPYEPVFAVVQIGSHQFKVSNGDSIFTERLKFCEVNDKLILNKVMLLGSATQTIIGRPTVPDAAVHAVVEEHALDAKVIIFKKKRRKNYRRTRGHRQELTKLRITDIQGIEKPPIVLDEKPLKAAKKEQEKVAAPA, encoded by the exons ATGGCGTATAGACGGTGCCTGCAAGCGTTAACGCGCCAAGCACACGACGCAACCACCTTCCTCTTCACCCACCCTTCTTCACCTTCTCTCCGCCCTTTTCCCACCGCCGCCATTTCCTCACCCATTTCCACCAATCCCAGACCCATCTCTGCTTTTGCACAATGGTGCCACCTACGCTATTTCTCCACCTCCAAACAAGACGATCACGTCAAAAATGGTGCAAACAGTGAAGATGAcgatggagatgaagatgattattctgatgaggaagatgatgaagatgaagttgaGTATGATGTTGGTGATTATGTTGCTGGTGGGTCAAAGGGGAAGAAGGTGTTGACGGCGGAGGAGAAGGAAGCAGAAGCGGCGGCTATTGGGTACAAAGTGGAGGGTCCTCTTCTCGAGAAGGATGGGGTGTTTAAACCCTATGAGCCTGTTTTTGCTGTTGTTCAG ATTGGTTCGCACCAGTTTAAAGTGAGCAATGGGGACAGCATTTTCACTGAGAGgttgaaattttgtgaagtGAATGATAAG TTGATTCTGAACAAAGTTATGCTACTTGGATCTGCTACTCAGACAATTATCGGCAGACCCACAGTGCCAGATGCAGCTGTTCATGCTGTTGTCGAAGAGCAT GCACTAGATGCAAAGGTAATCATTTTTAAGAAAAAGAGAAGGAAGAATTACCGAAGAACCAGAGGGCATCGCCAG GAGTTGACAAAGCTAAGGATAACTGATATTCAAGGAATTGAGAAACCTCCAATCGTATTGGACGAAAAGCCCTTGAAAGCTGCTAAGAAGGAACAGGAAAAGGTTGCAGCTCCTGCTTAA